A region from the Aegilops tauschii subsp. strangulata cultivar AL8/78 chromosome 5, Aet v6.0, whole genome shotgun sequence genome encodes:
- the LOC109778290 gene encoding alpha-amylase/trypsin inhibitor, producing MASSRVLHLIALVLAVVTAADAATITVVNRCSYTVWPGALPGGGARLDPGKSWQLNMPAGTAGARVWPRTGCTFDGSGRGRCITGDCGGALACSVSGQQPTTLAEYTLGQGGNKDFFDLSVIDGFNVPMSFEPVGASCRAARCATDITKECLKELQVPGGCASACGKFGGDTYCCRGQFEHNCPPTNYSKFFKGKCPDAYSYAKDDQTSTFTCPAGTNYQIVLCP from the coding sequence ATGGCGTCCTCTCGCGTCCTCCACCTCATCGCCCTCGTCCTCGCCGTCGTCACCGCCGCAGACGCGGCCACCATCACCGTCGTCAACCGGTGCTCCTACACGGTGTGGCCGGGCGCGCTCCCAGGCGGCGGCGCGCGTCTCGACCCGGGCAAGTCGTGGCAGCTCAACATGCCCGCCGGCACCGCGGGCGCCAGGGTGTGGCCGCGCACCGGGTGCACCTTCGACGGCAGCGGCCGTGGGCGGTGCATCACGGGCGACTGCGGCGGCGCGCTGGCCTGCAGCGTGTCCGGCCAGCAGCCCACCACGCTGGCCGAGTACACCCTGGGCCAGGGCGGGAACAAGGACTTCTTCGACCTGTCCGTCATCGACGGGTTCAACGTGCCGATGAGCTTCGAGCCCGTCGGCGCGTCTTGCCGCGCCGCGCGCTGCGCCACGGACATCACCAAGGAGTGCCTCAAGGAGCTGCAGGTGCCCGGAGGGTGCGCGAGCGCGTGCGGCAAGTTCGGCGGCGACACCTACTGCTGCCGGGGCCAGTTCGAGCACAACTGCCCACCGACCAACTACTCGAAGTTCTTCAAGGGCAAGTGCCCCGACGCCTACAGCTACGCCAAGGACGACCAGACCAGCACCTTCACCTGCCCCGCCGGAACCAACTACCAGATCGTCCTCTGCCCTTAG